A part of Sebastes umbrosus isolate fSebUmb1 chromosome 21, fSebUmb1.pri, whole genome shotgun sequence genomic DNA contains:
- the LOC119480340 gene encoding uncharacterized protein LOC119480340 gives MCFCLLSQDVKMICSILLLLSLTSCVSGAFVVNVKQTSYQAEKNHNITLEWMFTTRTHSSPKSLFIYCELFAEPRPLVLFHLLGGVEDPESQDKQFAGRVRCDKDVLRDGRLRLHMSRLRIDDSGVYRCNVLTGDGTGSEICHLDVTAAADEPKPPTPTMRPPTPERHTMRPQPKSWEKITLSVALITVLGLVAGYCFAVLCKPTRSPRRENNGTDVQSSLELPNDGRLVLEMEKLISNRGSQDTSEATMSLDSHNLDHPGAMNTNLL, from the exons atgtgtttctgtctcctctcacaggatgtgaagatgatctgcagcatcctgctgctcctcagtctgacctcctgtgtctctg gagcatttgtagtgaatgtgaaacagacctcctatcaggcagagaagaaccacaacatcacactgGAGTGGATGTTCACAACCAGAACCCACAGTTCCCCCAAATCACTTTTTATCTACTGTGAACTGTTTGCTGAGCCCAGACCCTTAGTCTTGTTTCATCTCCTTGGAGGTGTTGAGGACCCAGAGTCTCAGGATAAACAGTTTGCAGGACGAGTCCGGTGTGACAAAGACGTCCTCAGAGATGGACGACTCAGACTTCACATGTCCAGACTCAGGATTGATGACTCTGGTGTGTACCGGTGTAATGTGCTCACAGGTGATGGTACGGGCTCTGAGATATGTCACCTTGATGTCACAG cagctgctgatgagCCCAAACCTCCAACACCAACAATGAGACCACCAAcaccagagagacacacaatgaGACCACAACCAAAGAGTTGGGAAAAGATCACCCTCTCTGTTGCACTGATAACTGTACTGGGTCTCGTAGCTGGATACTGCTTTGCCGTGCTTTGTAAACCTACTCGTAGTCCTCGTAGAGAAAACAACGGAACAGACGTACAGTCGAGTCTAGAACTACCAAATGATGGCCGATTAGTATTAGAAATGGAGAAGCTTATATCTAATAGAGGAAGCCAGGATACTTCCGAAGCGACTATGAGTCTAGACTCACACAACCTGGATCACCCTGGAGCAATGAATACCAATTTGTTGTAG